The Pedobacter roseus genome contains a region encoding:
- a CDS encoding YitT family protein — MNHIKNRHTRFIKEILLIIAGVTSACFGLKSFLMPSHFIDGGVTGISLLLSTLTGWNLSYLIAIINIPFVILGYRQIGKGFALKTAIAIAALSIALIVLPFQPITHDKLLIAFFGGLFLGGGIGLAMRGGCVIDGTEVLALYISKNSILTVGNIILILNIIIFAFAAYFLNIETALYAILTYLSASSTIDFIVNGIEQYTGVTIISEHQEAIKGFIINEMKRGVTIYKGEGGYGEKKDIDIIFTVVTKLEMSKLQTAIRQIDQDAFVIQQQIADLKGGVVKRHALH; from the coding sequence ATGAACCACATCAAAAACAGGCACACCAGGTTTATAAAAGAAATTCTTTTAATTATTGCGGGTGTAACTTCGGCGTGTTTTGGCCTAAAAAGCTTTTTAATGCCGAGCCATTTTATAGACGGTGGCGTTACTGGTATTTCATTGTTGTTAAGCACATTAACAGGATGGAATTTATCATACCTGATTGCCATCATTAACATCCCGTTCGTTATTTTAGGTTACCGGCAGATTGGCAAAGGTTTTGCACTTAAAACAGCCATTGCTATTGCAGCACTTTCTATAGCCTTGATTGTTCTGCCTTTCCAGCCCATTACGCATGATAAATTGCTTATCGCTTTTTTTGGTGGTTTATTTTTAGGTGGAGGAATCGGTTTGGCCATGCGTGGCGGCTGTGTAATTGATGGAACAGAGGTTTTAGCACTTTACATCAGTAAAAACAGCATTTTAACCGTTGGAAACATCATCCTGATTTTAAACATCATTATTTTTGCTTTCGCAGCCTATTTTCTCAATATCGAGACGGCATTATATGCTATTTTAACTTATTTATCAGCATCCAGCACTATTGATTTTATAGTGAATGGAATAGAACAATATACCGGTGTAACCATCATTTCAGAACACCAGGAAGCCATTAAAGGCTTCATCATCAACGAAATGAAACGTGGTGTTACCATTTATAAAGGTGAGGGCGGTTACGGGGAAAAGAAAGATATTGATATTATTTTCACCGTAGTTACCAAGCTGGAAATGAGCAAATTGCAAACCGCTATCCGACAGATTGATCAGGATGCTTTTGTAATACAGCAACAAATTGCCGATTTAAAAGGCGGGGTAGTAAAACGCCACGCTTTACATTAA
- a CDS encoding bifunctional riboflavin kinase/FAD synthetase translates to MKIYNNLSEFKKLDNAIVTIGTFDGVHFGHQKIIKQLVEKAKADNGESVILTFFPHPRMIIDPENQDLKMINTINEKAEILKSLGVDHLIITPFTRDFSNQLPEDYIKNTLVDNIGTKHIIIGYDHRFGKDRSGNLSDLKAAGLHFGFTVEEIMEQDIHDVAVSSTKIRQALLAGDVGLANDYLGYPFSIFGRVIKGDKIGRTIGFPTANIFVEETYKLIPGDGIYAVTVEMSPEFKEDLQSTSGLPTSDSGLRTYKGMAYIGQRPTINGMTRNIEVNIFDFNQEIYGQDIKMNFLKFLRHDVKFTGLEALTIQLQKDKEATLAYFKG, encoded by the coding sequence TTGAAGATATACAATAACCTTTCGGAATTTAAAAAATTAGATAATGCCATTGTTACCATTGGCACTTTTGACGGTGTACATTTCGGACATCAAAAAATTATTAAACAACTGGTAGAAAAGGCAAAAGCCGATAATGGAGAAAGTGTGATTTTAACTTTTTTCCCCCATCCAAGAATGATCATCGATCCTGAAAACCAGGATCTGAAGATGATCAATACCATCAATGAAAAAGCTGAAATTTTAAAAAGTTTAGGAGTAGATCATTTAATTATTACGCCTTTTACCCGCGATTTCTCCAATCAGCTGCCAGAAGATTATATCAAAAATACGCTGGTTGATAATATTGGAACTAAACACATCATTATTGGTTACGATCACCGTTTTGGGAAAGACCGTTCGGGTAATTTGAGTGATTTAAAAGCTGCCGGCTTACATTTTGGCTTTACTGTTGAGGAAATTATGGAGCAGGATATCCATGATGTTGCTGTAAGCTCTACTAAAATCCGTCAGGCGCTTTTAGCCGGCGATGTTGGTTTGGCCAACGATTATCTGGGTTATCCGTTTTCCATTTTCGGCAGGGTAATTAAGGGCGACAAAATCGGCAGAACAATTGGCTTCCCTACAGCAAATATCTTCGTCGAAGAAACCTACAAATTGATTCCAGGTGATGGCATTTACGCCGTAACAGTTGAGATGAGTCCAGAATTTAAGGAGGATTTGCAATCGACAAGTGGACTTCCGACTTCGGACTCCGGACTTCGGACTTACAAAGGTATGGCCTATATCGGGCAGCGTCCAACCATTAACGGGATGACCAGGAATATCGAAGTGAACATTTTTGATTTTAACCAGGAAATTTATGGACAGGACATCAAGATGAATTTTTTAAAGTTCCTCCGCCATGATGTAAAATTTACCGGATTAGAAGCTTTAACCATTCAGTTACAAAAAGATAAAGAAGCTACTTTAGCTTATTTTAAGGGGTAG
- a CDS encoding cation:proton antiporter regulatory subunit — protein sequence MTLQKVVVHAESPVYGLSIRNAGIREKAQALIVGIERGADRILNPSSDFIFDTGDIIWIVGNNKKIKEVI from the coding sequence ATGACCCTACAAAAAGTAGTTGTTCATGCCGAATCGCCGGTTTATGGATTAAGCATCAGAAATGCAGGAATTCGCGAAAAAGCCCAGGCTTTAATTGTTGGTATTGAACGGGGCGCCGATCGGATATTGAATCCTTCTTCTGACTTTATTTTCGATACGGGCGATATCATCTGGATTGTAGGGAACAATAAGAAGATTAAAGAGGTGATTTAG
- a CDS encoding DUF2157 domain-containing protein, with amino-acid sequence MKVDREKSEFLDDMIEQWQSDGIINEETGNKLRKSYEAKNFDWLRLAQYAFWVALACGFIALGSLLIDNSILNYLKRVYNTPNIVIAIVSGGLAAWLYILGFRRKKKLAHLKFSNEAIVFSAILLTANAVAYFGKAFDNGSGNFSILILASVFIYGALGFIFNSRLIWIFALISLGAWFGTETGYLSRWNYYFLGMNYPLRFVVFGATLTAASFIMKAIPKTQNFFQVTYIAGMVYLFVSLWALSVFGNFASLEEWYTVRQLSLFYWALISAAICVVSTLFGLKYHDDIAREFGITFLFINLYTRYFEYFWDSWHKALFFSVLAASFWLIGRKAEKIWNVEFLK; translated from the coding sequence ATGAAAGTCGATAGAGAAAAGAGTGAGTTTCTTGATGATATGATTGAGCAGTGGCAAAGCGATGGGATCATTAACGAAGAAACAGGAAATAAACTCCGTAAAAGTTACGAGGCTAAAAATTTCGATTGGTTGCGCCTGGCGCAATATGCTTTTTGGGTGGCTTTGGCCTGTGGTTTTATTGCGCTCGGCTCATTATTGATCGATAATTCGATATTAAACTACCTAAAAAGGGTTTACAATACTCCAAATATTGTAATTGCTATTGTTTCTGGTGGATTGGCGGCATGGCTTTATATCCTTGGTTTCAGGCGAAAAAAGAAGCTCGCACATTTAAAGTTCAGCAACGAAGCCATCGTTTTTTCGGCGATTTTACTTACAGCAAATGCCGTTGCTTATTTCGGAAAGGCATTTGATAATGGTTCAGGTAATTTCTCTATTCTGATACTGGCTTCAGTATTTATTTATGGTGCTTTAGGTTTTATTTTCAATTCAAGGTTGATCTGGATTTTTGCTTTAATCTCCTTAGGCGCGTGGTTTGGTACAGAAACAGGGTACTTAAGCAGGTGGAATTACTACTTTCTGGGCATGAATTACCCTTTACGTTTTGTTGTTTTTGGAGCGACGCTAACTGCAGCATCGTTCATTATGAAAGCTATTCCTAAAACGCAAAATTTCTTTCAGGTTACCTATATCGCTGGGATGGTTTACTTGTTTGTATCGCTTTGGGCTTTATCAGTATTCGGAAATTTCGCCAGCTTAGAAGAATGGTATACCGTGAGGCAGTTAAGTTTGTTTTATTGGGCCTTAATATCGGCTGCTATCTGTGTAGTAAGCACTTTATTTGGCTTAAAATACCACGATGATATTGCAAGGGAATTCGGCATTACATTTCTTTTCATTAACCTGTATACACGCTATTTCGAATATTTTTGGGACAGCTGGCATAAAGCCTTATTCTTCTCTGTGCTAGCGGCTTCTTTTTGGTTGATTGGCCGGAAAGCAGAGAAAATTTGGAATGTGGAGTTTTTGAAATAG
- a CDS encoding secondary thiamine-phosphate synthase enzyme YjbQ, producing MKIYQQALALRERRRGFHIITDEVEDAIPQLDEINIGICQVFIQHTSASLTINENADPTVRMDFEMFFNKTVKENDPDYEHDYEGSDDMPAHLKSAILGSSVTIPIRNGRLALGTWQGIYLCEHRNRGGQRRLIITAWGE from the coding sequence ATGAAAATATACCAACAAGCATTAGCCCTTAGAGAAAGAAGAAGGGGCTTCCATATCATTACCGATGAGGTTGAAGATGCTATACCCCAGCTTGATGAGATTAATATCGGCATCTGTCAGGTTTTTATTCAGCACACTTCTGCATCACTTACCATTAACGAAAACGCTGATCCTACGGTCCGAATGGATTTTGAAATGTTCTTTAATAAAACCGTTAAAGAAAATGATCCCGATTATGAGCACGATTACGAAGGATCAGACGATATGCCTGCCCATTTAAAATCGGCAATATTAGGAAGTTCGGTTACGATTCCTATCAGAAATGGCAGATTAGCTCTTGGCACCTGGCAGGGCATTTACCTTTGCGAACACCGCAACCGTGGTGGGCAAAGAAGATTGATTATTACCGCCTGGGGTGAATAA
- a CDS encoding YihY/virulence factor BrkB family protein encodes MAKNKITLKGIWTVLKASFTGFTDHKVTKLSGSLAYYTVFSMAPLLVVIISLCGIFLGREIAEGQVYAQLEGFLGRESATSLQQLIKNAYLDGKSTIALIIGVFTLLLGATTVFGDIQDSINTIWGLKPKPKRGWVKMLQNRFLSFSVIISLGFVLLVSLAVTSVLDAFSSRLQARFAEVSVVVFYIVNQVVTLAVISLIFGVIFKVLPDAIIKWRDVIAGAIVTAVLFMIGKFAISIYIGQSNVGGTYGATGSLVVVLLWTYYSSIILYFGAEFTKAYAVAFGSEIYPSHYAVTTKEIEVETEGRSIQDNHPEIKEEVKKS; translated from the coding sequence ATGGCAAAGAATAAAATCACTTTAAAAGGAATCTGGACTGTTTTAAAAGCTTCATTTACAGGATTTACTGATCATAAAGTAACCAAGTTAAGTGGCTCACTAGCTTACTACACCGTTTTTTCTATGGCTCCTTTATTGGTGGTGATAATTTCTTTATGCGGTATATTTTTAGGTAGGGAAATTGCCGAAGGTCAGGTTTATGCGCAATTGGAAGGTTTTTTAGGAAGAGAGTCGGCTACTTCTTTACAACAGCTGATTAAAAATGCTTATTTGGACGGAAAAAGCACTATCGCTCTAATTATTGGTGTTTTTACGTTATTGCTCGGTGCTACTACTGTTTTTGGTGATATTCAGGATTCCATCAATACCATCTGGGGCTTAAAACCAAAACCAAAAAGGGGCTGGGTAAAGATGTTACAGAATAGATTTTTATCTTTTTCGGTAATCATCAGTTTAGGCTTTGTACTATTGGTTTCACTTGCCGTAACTTCCGTATTGGATGCTTTTAGCAGCCGTTTACAGGCCAGATTTGCCGAAGTATCGGTAGTCGTATTTTACATCGTTAATCAGGTGGTTACCCTTGCCGTTATCTCTTTAATATTTGGGGTGATCTTTAAGGTATTACCTGATGCAATTATCAAGTGGCGCGATGTTATTGCCGGAGCAATTGTGACGGCAGTGCTCTTTATGATCGGTAAATTTGCCATTTCAATTTATATCGGACAAAGTAACGTAGGGGGCACTTATGGTGCAACAGGATCATTGGTAGTAGTACTTCTATGGACTTATTATTCTTCTATCATTTTATATTTTGGCGCTGAATTTACCAAGGCTTATGCAGTTGCTTTCGGGTCGGAGATCTATCCTTCACATTATGCGGTTACCACAAAAGAAATTGAAGTAGAAACAGAGGGGAGATCTATTCAGGATAATCATCCTGAAATTAAAGAAGAGGTAAAAAAATCATAA
- a CDS encoding alpha/beta hydrolase has protein sequence MKKSLLFIVALLFTTSAFSQNVIQLFNSANDFFKLLQEEKFTNAHAFFDDTLKTKLTEENLKKLWVDIGSKYGKAESFDAIQSKAQGEFFAVTVEGKFANGDQNFILGFNKMQKIVGIFLAPSKKVTTYLKPTYVDTGLYVEKSVYIGPAGKQLAAIITTPKNVKNFPMVVFVHGSGPGDMDETVGANKPFKDLAGGLASKGIGSVRYVKRTLIYPNEFAGPYTVKEEVLDDAGAAIAVAKTTVGADPKNVFVFGHSLGGMLAPKMATLSPDLAGIILAAAPARKLTDIIVDQNQYMFDQANDTTAAFKKQLADAMTEIDKSRISQLGTTIKPDSVILGLPAKYWTDLNSYNQVAVAKTLSKPRIYILQGGNDFQVSKTDFDLWNEALGKKKNVTLKFYPDLNHLLSSQSGKGTMAQYQAAASVSDVLVNDLVLWIKAK, from the coding sequence ATGAAAAAGAGCCTTTTATTCATAGTCGCTTTATTATTTACCACTTCGGCATTTTCTCAAAATGTGATCCAGCTATTTAATAGCGCCAATGATTTTTTCAAATTATTACAGGAAGAGAAATTTACCAATGCACATGCCTTTTTTGACGATACTTTAAAAACTAAATTAACAGAAGAAAACTTAAAGAAACTTTGGGTAGATATTGGGTCCAAATATGGCAAAGCCGAATCCTTTGATGCCATTCAGAGTAAGGCTCAGGGCGAATTTTTTGCCGTAACCGTTGAAGGTAAATTTGCCAATGGCGATCAGAATTTTATCCTGGGTTTTAATAAAATGCAAAAAATTGTGGGGATTTTCCTCGCGCCTTCCAAAAAAGTAACTACCTATTTAAAACCAACTTATGTTGATACGGGCCTTTATGTTGAAAAATCGGTATATATCGGTCCTGCGGGTAAACAGTTGGCTGCCATTATTACCACACCGAAAAATGTTAAAAATTTCCCGATGGTTGTTTTTGTACATGGTTCTGGTCCTGGTGATATGGACGAAACAGTAGGGGCCAATAAACCTTTTAAAGATTTAGCCGGTGGACTGGCTTCTAAAGGGATTGGTTCCGTTCGCTACGTGAAAAGAACACTCATTTATCCGAATGAATTTGCTGGTCCTTACACAGTAAAAGAAGAGGTTTTGGACGATGCTGGTGCCGCTATTGCTGTCGCCAAAACAACTGTTGGCGCAGACCCGAAAAATGTTTTTGTATTTGGGCATAGTTTAGGAGGAATGTTAGCGCCTAAAATGGCAACACTTTCGCCCGATTTGGCTGGAATTATTTTAGCAGCTGCACCCGCAAGAAAGTTAACGGACATTATTGTTGACCAGAATCAATATATGTTCGATCAGGCCAACGATACTACAGCTGCCTTTAAAAAACAACTGGCAGATGCCATGACAGAAATTGATAAAAGCAGGATTTCTCAATTGGGAACTACCATAAAACCTGATTCTGTTATTTTAGGGCTACCTGCAAAATACTGGACAGATTTAAACAGTTATAACCAGGTTGCTGTAGCAAAGACTTTGTCGAAACCGCGTATCTATATTTTACAGGGTGGAAATGATTTTCAGGTAAGCAAAACAGATTTCGATTTGTGGAATGAAGCTTTAGGGAAGAAGAAAAATGTAACCCTTAAATTTTATCCGGATTTAAACCATTTGTTAAGTTCGCAGAGCGGAAAAGGGACCATGGCCCAATACCAGGCGGCTGCAAGTGTTTCGGATGTTTTGGTTAACGATCTTGTACTTTGGATTAAAGCAAAATAA
- a CDS encoding DoxX family protein: protein MKKLTTWYWIATIIFALMVIMDGFGGVTQQEAGKEVFKHLGYPMYMLIIVGIAKLLGAVSILQHKYTAIKEWAYAGFAINFIGAFASRAFVGDGVSLLIPPLVALVIMFIPYILWKKLKGNVKNS from the coding sequence ATGAAAAAGTTAACAACCTGGTATTGGATTGCGACCATTATTTTCGCCTTAATGGTGATTATGGACGGCTTTGGCGGAGTAACACAGCAGGAAGCCGGCAAAGAAGTATTTAAACACCTTGGTTACCCCATGTATATGCTCATCATTGTAGGCATTGCAAAATTGCTGGGGGCAGTATCAATTTTACAGCATAAATATACAGCCATTAAAGAGTGGGCTTACGCAGGTTTTGCCATCAATTTTATTGGCGCTTTTGCTTCAAGGGCATTTGTTGGCGATGGTGTATCATTGCTGATCCCACCACTTGTTGCTTTGGTTATTATGTTTATTCCTTACATTTTATGGAAAAAACTTAAAGGAAATGTTAAAAATAGTTAA
- a CDS encoding VOC family protein yields the protein MASINSYLTFNGNCREAMTFYQNCLGGELTLETIGESAFAEKMPGIVRRSVMHAVLAKDEMVIMGTDMVEERGLVKGNSVSMMLNCNSEEEAKAFYHKLSVGGRASHPLQETFWGALFGDLTDRFGNNWLINYDKNR from the coding sequence ATGGCTAGCATAAATTCGTATCTCACTTTTAATGGAAATTGCCGCGAAGCGATGACCTTTTACCAGAATTGCCTCGGTGGAGAACTCACACTCGAAACCATTGGAGAATCGGCTTTTGCAGAAAAAATGCCCGGTATTGTACGAAGGAGCGTGATGCATGCTGTTTTAGCTAAAGATGAAATGGTAATTATGGGTACCGATATGGTTGAAGAAAGGGGACTTGTAAAAGGAAACTCCGTATCCATGATGCTCAACTGCAATTCTGAAGAAGAGGCAAAAGCTTTTTACCACAAACTTTCGGTGGGTGGCAGGGCCTCACATCCTTTACAGGAAACCTTTTGGGGAGCACTTTTCGGCGATTTAACAGATCGTTTCGGTAATAATTGGTTAATTAATTACGATAAAAACAGATAA
- a CDS encoding GlxA family transcriptional regulator, with the protein MKHVSILIPETAVIEAIADPRYLFTAVNEFLQASGKLPLFKVELVAMTKEVKLNNSLFSVHADKLLHEVESTDLIFVPAISGNVGYAMEANEDLIPWIVKQHAKGAEVASLCLGAFILASTGLLNGRKCSTHWLFANQFREMFPDVELVDGSIITDAQGLYSSGGANSYWNLLLYLVEKYTDRDTAILAAKYFAIDIDRESQLAFMMFQGQKGHEDAKIKKAQEFIDGNYQERITVDQLADMLALGRRSFERRFKSATKNTVIEYIQRVKIEAAKRSFESSRKNITEVMFDVGYTDTKSFRDVFKKITGLTPIEYRNKYHKAAPVLQV; encoded by the coding sequence ATGAAACATGTATCTATCTTAATTCCAGAGACTGCCGTGATTGAGGCCATTGCAGATCCACGTTATTTATTTACCGCTGTTAACGAATTTTTACAGGCATCAGGTAAATTACCGCTTTTTAAAGTGGAGCTTGTAGCCATGACAAAAGAGGTAAAGCTAAACAATAGTCTTTTCTCGGTACATGCTGATAAATTATTGCATGAAGTGGAAAGCACTGATCTCATTTTTGTTCCGGCAATAAGTGGTAATGTAGGTTATGCCATGGAGGCAAACGAAGATCTGATTCCATGGATTGTAAAACAGCATGCAAAAGGTGCAGAAGTTGCTTCACTTTGTTTAGGCGCATTTATATTGGCCTCAACAGGTTTGTTAAACGGCCGGAAATGTTCTACGCACTGGTTGTTTGCCAATCAGTTCAGGGAAATGTTTCCTGATGTAGAATTGGTTGATGGCAGCATTATTACCGATGCACAGGGATTATATTCGAGTGGTGGGGCAAATTCGTACTGGAACCTGCTTTTATATTTGGTAGAGAAGTATACCGACCGTGATACCGCTATTTTAGCGGCAAAATATTTCGCCATTGATATCGATCGCGAAAGTCAGCTGGCTTTTATGATGTTTCAGGGACAAAAAGGACATGAGGATGCAAAAATTAAAAAGGCTCAGGAATTTATTGACGGAAATTATCAGGAGCGGATTACGGTAGATCAACTGGCGGATATGCTGGCGCTGGGCAGAAGGAGTTTCGAGCGGAGGTTCAAAAGTGCTACCAAAAACACCGTAATTGAGTACATTCAAAGGGTTAAAATTGAAGCGGCAAAACGGAGTTTCGAATCGAGCCGAAAAAATATTACCGAAGTGATGTTTGATGTTGGTTATACCGATACCAAATCGTTTAGGGATGTTTTCAAAAAAATAACGGGCTTAACTCCTATTGAATACCGTAACAAATACCATAAAGCAGCTCCTGTTTTACAGGTTTAG